From a region of the Chroicocephalus ridibundus chromosome 8, bChrRid1.1, whole genome shotgun sequence genome:
- the JPT2 gene encoding jupiter microtubule associated homolog 2, which translates to MFQGPEADSAKPSSRVLKPPGGGSSNLFGSTEEVSSSSRPHRMASNIFGASEEPQNIPKRTNPPGGKESGIFEDSGSAQPRPRMNPPGGKTSDIFGSPVPTSVVRAHPNKPKDHIVLKEDETPKKLEATENIKPQLEDGGEKKDLGKEERCKEPEPKIDNHEPRLGPRPRSHNKVLNPPGGKSSIAFY; encoded by the exons ATGTTCCAGGGTCCTGAGGCCGACTCGGCCAAGCCCAGCTCCAG GGTGTTGAAGCCCCCAGGAGGGGGTTCTAGTAATCTCTTTGGGAGTACGGAAGAAGTTTCTTCATCAAGCAGGCCACACCGGATGGCATCCAATATCTTTGGAGCATCAGAAGAACCTCAAAACAttccaaaaagaacaaaccctCCAG ggggaaaagaaagtggTATCTTTGAGGATTCTGGTTCTGCTCAGCCTCGTCCACGCATGAATCCACCTGGTGGGAAGACAAGTGATATCTTTGGGTCTCCTGTACCTACCAGTGTTGTGCGAGCACACCCAAACAAGCCTAAG GATCACATTGTCTTGAAAGAAGATGAAACACCAAAGAAGCTAGAAG ctACAGAAAATATCAAACCACAGCTGGAAGATGGAGGCGAGAAAaaagatctgggcaaagaggagcGATGCAAGGAACCAGAACCTAAGATAGACAATCACGAGCCCCGATTAGGGCCAAGGCCACGCTCACACAACAAAGTTCTCAATCCGCCAGGGGGGAAATCCAGTATTGCATTCTATTAG
- the LOC134519411 gene encoding major facilitator superfamily domain-containing protein 1-like — MAVAAERGSYRFVVLLFNCLLTFGSYFCFDIPSVLQEQFQGNLTCPNGTHHNSTRHNGTLECVEGLGMTPAQYNLLYAIYAWTNAVVVILAGFLIDKLGNRFGVFVFSLLTVLGSSIFALGSHFKGSPYLLPMMLTGRLLFGSGNGSLTIVQNRITAFWFKGKELALAFGLTLSFSRLGSVLNFFFTQQFEAKFGMQWTLWGGTLLCVLGFVSALTVSALDKMGMKQLGLDGVIQQESKKVRIQDIRQLPLRYWLLVLTIMFFYNGVFPFVADASKFIQDKYSGYSQQAAAYIAGAVYDSSLLLSAAVGILIDYVGLRGVFAVGCAALTLPVFALLAFTFVPPLVCTIGLGITYSFAAASMWPSIPLVVPQATLGTAMGLATSVQMVGVGLSNLIVGHILGTKSSELKIPLWRWQQMMIFMLANTIACIAASVSLNVVDKKQGGTLNRTRKGAPVEQEDRDPADAAPLLDDDPGNEGSVS, encoded by the exons AACTTGACCTGCCCCAATGGAACCCATCATAACAGCACCAGGCATAATGGCACGCTGGAGTGTGTTGAAGGCTTGGGAATGACACCTGCACAATACAATTTGCTGTACGCGATCTATGCTTGGAC GAATGCGGTAGTAGTTATTCTGGCTGGATTCCTGATTGATAAACTAGGAAATCGCT TTGgtgtctttgttttctctctgctgactgtGCTGGGATCATCAATCTTTGCTCTAGGCTCACATTTCAAGGGGTCACCATACCTCCTACCCATGATGCTAACAGGAAGACTGCTCTTTGGCTCTGGGAATGGGTCGCTTACTA TTGTGCAGAATCGTATCACAGCCTTCTGGTTCAAGGGGAAGGAACTGGCACTGGCGTTTGGACTGACTCTGTCTTTCTCCCGTCTTGGGAGCGTCCTCAACTTCTTCTTCACCCAGCAGTTTGAGGCAAAATTTGGAATGCAGTGGACACTCTGGGGAG GTACCCTGCTCTGCGTGCTCGGTTTTGTTTCAGCCCTCACCGTCAGCGCACTAGATAAAATGGGCATGAAGCAACTGGGCTTGGATGGGGTTATCCAGCAAGAGTCCAAAAAAGTG CGGATTCAGGACATCCGTCAACTTCCCCTTCGCTACTGGCTCCTGGTCCTCACCATTATGTTCTTCTACAACGGAGTCTTCCCCTTTGTGGCAGATGCCAG caagttTATCCAGGATAAATATTCTGGTTACAGTCAGCAGGCAGCCGCGTATATTGCTGGGGCAGTGTACgacagctccctcctcctctctgcagcagttGGCATATTAATT GACTACGTTGGACTGAGGGGCGTCTTCGCCGTCGGCTGCGCTGCGTTGACTCTGCCAGTCTTCGCTCTCCTGGCGTTCACGTTCGTTCCTCCGTTAGTCTGTACCATCGGGTTGGGGATTACTTACTCCTTTGCTGCT GCTAGTATGTGGCCATCCATACCTCTTGTGGTCCCCCAAGCAACTTTAGGGACAGCTATGGGGCTTGCAACTTCCGTGCAGATGGTTGGAGTTGGCCTTTCCAATCTGATCGTTGGCCACATTCTAGGAACAAAGTCCAG TGAGTTAAAGATCCCCCTGTGGCGCTGGCAACAGATGATGATCTTTATGTTGGCAAACACTATTGCGTGCATTGCTGCCTCCGTTAGCCTCAATGTTGTGGACAAGAAACAG GGTGGGACACTGAACCGAACAAGAAAGGGCGCACCTGTGGAGCAGGAGGACAGAGACCCTGCAGATGCAGCACCGCTCCTCGACGATGACCCCGGAAACGAAGGCTCTGTCAGCTGA